DNA from Candidatus Methylomirabilota bacterium:
TCCGTGGCGGCCCCCGACTCGCAGAAGATCCTCGACCAGCGGATGGCGGCCCTCACCGAGACCATGGCCAAGGGGGGAGGGGAGCGGCCGAAGATCGCCGCGGGGGCCTCCGAGATCGCGAAGGCGATGGACCAGGTCGCCCCGGTCGTGGCGAAGAAGGAGTTCGGAAAAGCCGGGGCTCTAGCGATCATGCAGAGTATCGCGGCCGACGCCGACGCAATCGCCGCCACGGGCGTCCGTGGAGCACAGCAGGCTGCCATGGCGCTTGATCGACTGTACAACGCCTACGCGAAGGAGTCGGGCCAGAAACCAGACAAAGCGCTGAGCGCGATCCTCGACAAGATGTTCGTCCAGATCGAGGATGCGGCGAAGTACGACGCCGGCCGCTTCGCGGCCGACCTGAAGGAGTTCCAGAAGGGGATCAAGTAGCGCCCGGCCGGGCCTTGGAGCGACTATGAATCGATATGATGCTATGAAGAAGTTTCTCTTGATGTGGACTGTGGTTGCGTGCGTGATGCCGGTCCAGGGCTGGGCCACATCCGGGGCGCACTACCTGCCACCCGACACAGATGACCTTCGCGCGATCGTCGGTGATCCGCCGGCGAAGAACTCTGAAGAGACCAGGCGCGAGATCGACATCGTGCTTCGCGAGCAAAGCCGTCGCACGCCTGCGGATGTTGAACGAATTCAGGCCGAGGCGAAGCGCATGGTTGTCGCTTTTGCCGAGGTTCTGGGGCCAAAACTGACGGCAAGAGACCTGCCTTTGACGTTCGCCCTGATTAAGAACGTCGGGAGCGACACCGGTGAACGCATTGAGGAGTCCAAGCGCCTTTGGAATCGCTCGCGACCGTACGAGGACGATGCCCGGGTCAAGCCTTCGATTCCTCTGCCGACCGGATCCTCCTATCCCGCGGCTATCGCCGTCAGCGCACGGATCTATGCGGTCGTGTTGGGGGAGCTGTTTCCGGAAAAGCGCTCGGCATTGCTTGCCAGGGGCTGGCTGATAGGCTGGGGCCGCGTGATGGCGAGTGTCCATTATCCGAGTGATGTCTCGGCCGCTTTCAAGCTCGGAGACTACTATGCCCAGCGCCTACTGTCGTCACCCGCCTTTCGCGCCGACCTCGCGAAGGCCAGAGAGGAATGCCAGCGGGTCTTCGCTCAGCCTTGACAGGTGTTTTCTACAGCGCGCTGCTGGGCTCATCCGCCCGTCCCACCGCCACGCCGGGCGAGGCGTTTCGCGCGGCCCGCCAGCCGGCGCCAGTAGCCGAGCAGCGCGACGGCCGCCAATCCGTAGGCGGAGAAGACGTACCCCCAGTTATCCGGCATCCGGGTCCTCGAGCCTCGCGATCTCCAGCCGCTCGGCCAGGAGATAGGCGAAGAGCAGCGTGAAGGCGATCCAGTTGACGAGGAGCGTCGCCGCGATGGGCGCGGCGATCGGCGAGGGCTCGGGGCCGAGGATGGTGGAGGGCTGGTGGAGCGCGCGCCACCACTTGACCGAGAAGTGGACGATCGGCATGTTCGCGGCGCCCAGTATGCCCACGACGGCGGCGGCGCGCGCCCGGCGGTCGGGCTCGTCCACCATGCCGCGGAGCAGAAGGTAGCCGACGTACACCAGGAAGAGCACGGCCGTCGAGGTGAGACGCGCGTCCCAGGTCCACCACGTGCCCCAGGTCGGCTTGCCCCAGATGGAGCCCGAGGCGATGGTGATGCCGGTGAAGAGCACGCCGGGCTCGGCCGCCGCCAGCGCCAGCCTGTCCCAGCCCGCGCGGCGGGTGAGGAGATAGCCCACGCTGCCCACGAAGACGAGCGCGAAGGCGAGGTAGGCGGTCAGCACGGCCGGGACGTGCAGGTACATGATGCGCTGGACATTGCCCTGCACGGCCTCGCGTGGAGCGTAGCCGAAGGCCGCGCCGAGACCGGCGACGAGGGCCAGCACCGCGAGCCATCCGAGCGCGCGGGCGGCCATCAGCCCTCCAGCACGAATTCGAACGTGAGCACGCCCACCACGAGGTACACGAGGTCCGCCGCGGCCAGCAGCTTGAGCCATGCCGCCGCGTCGGCCAGGGGCTCGCCCGCGAGCACGGTCTGCGTCGCGCTCACGGAAGCCAGGAGCACCGGCACCACGGCGGGCAGCAGCAGGACCGGGAAGAGCAGCTCCCGGGCGCGCATCTGCGCCGTGACGGCACCGAAGAGCGTGCCGACGGACGCGAGCCCGAGCGTGCCGAGCGCCAGCACCGCCGCGAGGCCGGGGAGAAACGGCGTGAAGTCGATCGCGAAGAAGACGGCGAAGAGCGCGACGAGCACGACTTCCACCACGATCATCACCAGCACGTTGCCCGCGAGCTTGCCCAGGTAGATGGCCGACTTGTCGCCGGGTGTGAGGACGAGCCCCTCCCAGCAGTCGTTCTCGCGCTCGATGAGAAAGGTCCGCCCGAAGGCCAGGAGCCCCGACAGGATGAAGCCGAGCCAGAGGAGCCCCGGCAGCGCCGCCTCGACGCGCGCGCGCTCGGGCCCGAGCGCGAACTGGAACACGAAGAGCAGAAGGAGAGAAAAAAAGAGGAGGGCGTTGAGACTCTCCTTGCTCCGGCGTTCCGCCAGTATGTCCTTCCAGACCACCATCCAGGCCCGCCGGACGTAGGCGCTCACGACGTCGTCCCCGGGCCCATGGCCAGCTCGTCGTAGAGGCGGCGGAGGTCTTCGAGGCCGAGCGCGGCCGCCGGGCGGTCGAGAACGATCCTGCCGCCGGCCAGAATCGCGACACGGTCGGCCACTCCCACGCCCGCGTCGAAGCTGTGCGTCGCGACGACGAGCGTCCCGCCGCGCGCCTTGAAGGACAGGAGGAATTCGCCCAGCCACTTCCTGCCGGCGCGATCGAGGCCGGTGAAGGGCTCGTCAAGCAGGAGGAGGCGCGCCCGGCCCAGCAGCACGCGCGCGAGCGCCAGGCGCCGCTTCATGCCCGCCGACAAGGTGCGCACCCGCTGATCGGCCGACGCATCGAGCTCGACCTCCTCGAGCGCCGCGCGGAGCCGCGCGTGTCCCGCGTCGTGGCCGCCCATGACCGCCCAGAAGCGCAGGTTCTCGAGCGCGCTCAGGTCCTCGTACACCCAGCTGCCATGCCCGACCATGTCGATGGCGCCCCTGACCGCTTCGGGCTCCTTCAGGGCGTCAGCCCCGGCGACGCGCAGCGAGCCCGAGGTGGGCCGCAGAAGCGTGGCGACTATTCGGAGAAGCGTAGTTTTTCCCGTGCCGTTCGGCCCCAGAAGGGTCAAGCCCTCGCCCGCGCCGAGCTCGAGCGAGACGTCGTCGAGGACGGCGGTCCGGCCATAGGTCTTGCGGAGGTGCTCGGCCTCGATCATGAGGCCGAAGGCGGGGTGAGGCGCCGTCCGTCCGCGCCCCGCGCCCGGTCCCGTCGCGGTCAAAGCTTCATCGCCCTCAGACGCGCGATGCGTTCCTCGATCGGAGGATGGGTCGAGAAGAGCGTGGCGAAGCCTCCGCCCGTGAGCGGGTTGACGATGAAGAGATGGGCCGTGGCCGGCGTGGCGGCCATGGGCTCCTGCCGCGAGGCAACGTCGAGCTTCTCGAGCGCGTGCTCGAGCCCGGAGGCGCGGTGGCAGAGGCGTGCGCCGGAAGCGTCGGCTTCGTATTCGCGCGAGCGCGAGATGGCCATCTGGACGAGCATGGCGGCAAAGGGCGCCAGGATCGCCATCAGGAGCGTGCCGATGAGGCCGCCCCCGCCGCCGCCCTCGTCGTCGCTGCGGCGTCCGCCACCGAAGATGGCCGCCCACTGCGCCATCTGCGCCAGATACGTGATGGCGCCGGCGAGCGTGGCCGCGATCGTCATAATGAGCGTGTCGCGGTTCTTGACGTGCGAGAGCTCGTGGGCGAGCACGCCCTTGAGCTCGTCCTCGCTCATGATGCGCAGGATGCCCTCCGTCACGGCGACGGCGGCGTGCTGCGGGTTCCGGCCCGTCGCGAACGCGTTGGGCGAGTCGTCGGGGATGAGGTAGATCGGCGGCACCGGGATCTTCGCCTCCGCCGCCAGCTCGCGGACGATGCGGTAGAGCCCGGGCGCCTGCGCCTCGTCGACGGGTTGCGCGCCGTACATCGACAGCACGATCTTGTCGGAGAACCAGTACGAGCCGACGTTCATCACGAAGGCCAGGATGAAGGCGATGGTCATGCCCTGCTGGCCGCCGATGGCCCCGCCGACCAGGACCAGCAGGCAGGTGAGAACGGCGAGAAGGAATCCGGTCTTGATCAGGTTGCCCATTGCGTGGAGCCTCCGGGGCGAATGCTAACAGTCAGTCCAAGGAGCGTCAAGCAACGGGCCAGGGAGCGTCAAGCAACGGGGTCGGCGGCGCCGCGCTGCGTCCTCCCGCTTACGCGCGGGTCGAAGCCTACCCAGCGGATGCCCCGTGCGCCCTCGAAGCGGCGGGCCATGACCTCGAGCGCCTCCGGGTTGTCGTCTACCAGGATGAAGCGGCGGTTGAGAGCGAGGCAGGCCTCGCCGGTGGTGCCGCTGCCGGCGAAGAAGTCGAGCACGAGATCGCCCGGACGGGAGGACGCCTGCACGATGCGGGTGAGGACGCCGAGCGGCTTCTGCGTCGGGTAGCCCGTCCGCTCGCGGCCGTTGGTCGGCACGATGGTGTGCCACCAGGTGTCGGTGGGGAGCTTGCCGCGCGCCGCCTTCTCGGGTCCGCAGAGCCCCGGCGCCATGTACGGGATCCGCTCGACGGCCTCCGTGTCGAAGACGTAGCGCGACGGGTCCTTGACGTAGACGAGGATGTTGTCGTGCTTGGGCGGCCACCGGCGCGTCGGGCGCGCGCCGTAATCGTACGCCCAGATGATCTCGTTGAGGAATGATCGCCGCCCGAAGATACCGTCCAGCAGCACCTTGCAGTAGTGCGCCTCGCGGTAGTCGATGTGGAAGTAGAGCGTGCCGTCCGGCGTCAGCGCCCGGTAGGCCTCGCGCAGACGCGGCTCGAGGAAGCCGAGGTAGTCGTCGAAGCGGTCGGGAAAGGCGCGCGAGCCCATCTTGACGGTCTCATAGCGCTGTCCCTGGAAGCCCACGCGGTCGCCGGAGGCGCTCCGCACGGTCTTGACGCGCGTATGCGACTGGGTTTTGCCGGTGTTGAACGGCGGATCGATGTAGATGAGGTTGACCGTGCCGTCCCGCGCGTGCCGGCGGAGGATGTCCAGGTTGTCGCCGAAGTAGATCGTGTGCACAGGATGGCTAGTATAGGGCGTGGCCGGGCTCGGGGCCGTATGCTGCCAAGCCGTATGCTCAAGGGGGGGTCTGGGGGCCTTTCAGGTTGACAAGCGGAGAGGGGGCCCGTACACTGACCCGGTTTTACGGATTTCTACAAATTCTGTCGAGGGTTAGCGAGAGTCGAGCCATGGTCATCAGGGTCTCCGAGATTCCCAAGGAGGGGCTCAAGTTCGAAGGTCCCGAGGCCTTTCCTGAGCCTTTCCAGGACCGCGCCTGGCGCCTCGAGGACGCCCAGCTCGCCGTGGACAAGGACGGCGACGTCGTGTTCGTCCACGGGCTGGTCCGGTCGCGCGTGCCCCAGGTCTGCTCGCGCTGCCTCGAGCCGTACGAGGCGACGGTGGAGGCGAACGTGGACACGCGCCTCGTGCCCAGCCCTGCGATGCGGGGTGAGGAGCGCGAGCTGGGCAGGGACGACCTCGAGACCGACGTCTACGCGCACAACCAGATCGATCTCAACGCCCTGCTCGAGACCGAGACCACGCTGGGGCTGTCGATGAAGCCGCTCTGCCGCGAGGGCTGCGGCGGTCTCTGCCCGACGTGTGGCGCGAACCGGAACGCGGTCCCGTGCGCCTGCCCGCCCGCCGCCGACCCGCGGTGGTCGCCGCTCAAGGGCCTGGCCGACCGGTTGTCCAAATAACCCGCTGGGCCGGGCCCGTGGGCCCGGCAGAGGAGCTACGAACACATGCCGTTGCCAAAGCGACGCCACTCGAAAACGCGCGGGCGCAAGCGCCGGACGCACTACAAGATGTCCGCGCCCACGCGCTCGGTCTGCCCGCAGTGCAGGGAAGTCAAGCTGCCGCACCAGATCTGCGCCAAATGCGGCTTCTACAAGGGGCGGGAAATCCTCTCGGTCGAGGGCGAGTAGCGCCCGGACGGGAGATCCGCGGCCGATGAAGATCGCGGTGGATGCCATGGGCGGGGACTTCGGTCCCGCCGTCGTCGTCGAGGGCGCCGTGACGGCGGCCCGGGAGTTCGGGCTCGCCTCGGTGCTGGTCGGCGACAGGGCCGCCGTCGAGCGTGAGATCGTCCGCCTCAAGGCGCAGGACCTGCCGATCACCGTGCGCCACGCCACACAGGTCGTGGGCATGGCCGAGCCGCCGTCGCACGCGCTCCGGCGCAAGCGTGATTCCTCCCTTCGCGTGGCGGCCGAGCTCTGCAAGGAGGGCGAGTGCCAGGCCCTCGTCTCGGCGGGCAACACCGGCGCCGCCATGGCCATCGGCATGCACGTGCTGGGTGTCCTGCCGGGCGTGGACCGGCCCGCCATCGCCGCCGCGCTGCCGAGCCTCTCCGGCTACACCATCCTGATCGACGCCGGCGCCAACGTGGACCCCAAGCCGCGGCACCTCTTCCAGTTCGCCGTCATGGGCCACGTCTACTCGCGCGACATCGTCGGCAAGGACAACCCGCGCGTCGGCCTGCTCTCGGTCGGCGTGGAGGAGGGGAAGGGGAGCGAGCTGACGAAGGAGGCCTTCGAGGAGCTCCGCCACTCGTCGATCAACTTCATCGGCAACATCGAGGGGCGCGATATCTACAACGGCCGCTGCGACGTGGTGGTGACGGACGGGTTCACGGGCAACGTCTGCCTCAAGGTCTCGGAGAGCCTGGCCGAGATGCTGACGGAAATGATCCGCCAGGAGGTCGGGCGCGACATCCTTTCGCTGGCGGGGGCGGTGCTCTCGAAGCGCGCCTTCGCACGGATGAAGCGGCGCGTGGATTACACCGAGATGGGCGGCGCGCCGCTCCTCGGCATCAACGGAGCCTCCATCATCTGCCACGGCGCTTCGCCGGTGAAGGCCATCAAGAACGCGGTCCGCGTGGCGGCCGAATGGGTCACGAACGACGTCAACGAGCACATCAAGACCGCCCTCGAAGCCGAGACCGAGCTGGCCGAGGGGCGCGAGGGAGGCCGCGAATGACCCGCGCCCGGATCATCGGCATCGGCGCGTATGCTCCGAAGCGTATCCTGACCAACGCGGAGCTCGGGCGGATGGTCGAGACCTCGGACGAGTGGATCGTCCAGCGCACCGGCATCCGCGAGCGGCACGTCGCCGACGAGAGCGAGGCGACCTCCGATCTGGCGCTCAAGGCGGCGCAGCAGGCCCTCGAGCGCGCCCAGGTCGAGCCCGGCGAGATCGATCTCATCGTCGTGGGCACGACCACGGGCGACATGGCCTTCCCGACCACGGCCAACATCGTCCAGCACCAGTTGGGCTGCAAGAACGCGGGCTCCATGGATGTCTACGCTGCCTGCTCCGGCTCCATCTACAGCCTCTCGATCGGCGCGCAGTACGTCCAGACGGGGAAGTACAGGACCGTGCTGTGCATTGGCGCGGACTGCCTGTCGCGCATCACGGACTACACCGACCGCGGCACGTGCATCCTCCTGGCCGACGCGGCGGGCGCGGTGGTGCTCCGCGCCTCAGACGGGGACGCGGGCATCCTCGACACGGACCTCTACTCGGACGGGCGATACGGCGACCTCCTGATCCAGCCGGCCGGCGGCTCGCGCAACCCGGCGACGCACGAGACCGTGGACAAGCGGATGCACTACGCGCGGATGAAGGGCAACGAGGTCTTCAAGGTCGCGGTGCGGATGTTCGGCGACTGCGCCGCGCAGATCCTCACCCGGAACGGATTCACCGCCGCCGACATCTCGCTCTTCGTCCCTCACCAGGCCAACCTGCGCATCATCGAGGCGGCCTGCAAGCGGCTCAAGCTGCCCATGGACAAGGTCATCGTCAACGTGGACCGCTATGGCAACACGGGCGCGGCCTCGGTGTACGTGGCGCTCGAGGAGGCCCTGGCGCTGAAGCGCGTCAACCCGGGTGATCTGGTGCTCATGGCGGCCTTCGGCGGCGGCTTCACCTGGGGCGCGGCGCTGCTGCGTTGGTAGAGGCCGATGAAGGTCGCGTTCCTCTTCCCGGGTCAGGGCTCGCAGTCGGTCGGCATGGGCAAGCGACTGGCCGATGCCTCGCCCGCGGCGGCCGCTGTCTGGCGCAAGGCCGACGAGGCCGTCGGCTTCCCGCTCGCGCGGCTCTGCTTCGAGGGACCGGCGGACGAGCTCGCGCTCACGATTAACACGCAGCCCGCCATCCTGACGGCGAGCGTGGCGGCGGCGGCAGTGCTCAACGAGCGCGGGATCAGCCCGGACCTCTGCGCGGGACACAGCCTGGGCGAGTATTCCGCCCTCGTGGTCGCGGGCGCGCTCGGCTTCGCCGACGCCGTGCGGCTCGTGCGCAAGCGCGGCGAGTTCATGCAGGACGCCGTGCCGGTGGGAACGGGCGCCATGGCGGCGCTCATGGGGCTCGACGTGGAAGCGGCCGAGAAGGCCTGCGCCGAAGCTGCGCAGGGCGAGGTTGTCAACGTCGCCAACATCAACTCGCCCGGCCAGATCGTCATCGCGGGCCACAAGGGAGCGGTGGAGCGCGCCGTCAAGGCGGCGGGGCTGGGGGGCAGGAAGAGCGTGCTGCTGCCCGTGAGCGCGCCGTTTCATTCGGCGCTGATGAAGCCTGCCGCCGACCGGTTGGCCGCCGAGCTCGAGCGCGTGACCGTGCGCGCTCCGCGAGTGCCGGTCGTCCGCAACGTGGACGCGGGCCTGACCACGACGGCCGACGACGTCAAGCCCTTCCTGATCCGGCAGGTGGCGAGCCCGGTCCGCTGGGCCGACTGCCTGACGACGCTGGCGCGCGAGGGCGCCACGGTCTGGCTCGAGGTCGGGCCGGGGCGCGTCCTCAGCGGGCTGCTCAAGCGCACGATCGAGGGCGCCCGGGGCCTTGCTGTCGAGGACCCCGACTCGCTCGACGCGGCGGCCGCCGCGCTCGGGGCAGGGCCGGGCTCGTGACGGACGGCAAGCCGCTGGCCGGCCGCGCCGCGGTCGTCACGGGCGGCACGCGCGGGATAGGGCTGGCCATCGCCCGCGCGCTGGCGGAGGACGGCGCCTCCGTGGTAGTCTCTGGCCGCGACGCGGCCCGGCTCGAGTCTGCGGTCAAGGAGCTCGAGACGTTGGGCGCGTCGACGCTGGGAGTCGCGGCCGACCAGTCGAAGCGCGAAGACTGCGACCGGCTGGTGGATGCGGCGAAGGAGCGCTTCGGGCGCATCGACGTGCTGGTCAACAACGCGGGCATCACGCGAGACCAGCTACTGGTGCGGATGAAGGACCCCGACTGGGACCAGGTCCTGGACACGAACCTCCGGGGCGTGTTCCTGATGACCCGGGCCGTGGCCAAGTCTATGATGCGGCAGAAGAGCGGGCGCATCATTAATATCGCGTCCACGGCAGGGGCCATGGGCAATCCCGGCCAGGTCAACTACTCGGCGGCCAAGGCGGGTGTCATCGGCCTCACGAAGGCGGTCGCGCGGGAGCTGGCGCACTGGAACATCCTGGTCAATGCGGTGGCGCCGGGCCTGATCGAGACGGACATGGCCGCCGCGATCCCGACGGAGGCGCGGGAGGCCCTGCTCCAGCAGGTGCCGCTCAAGCGGGTCGGCGCGGCGTGGGAGGTGGCGGAGGTGGTACGATTCCTGGCCGGCGACGGCGCCGCCTACGTCACGGGGCAGACCATTCACGTGAACGGCGGTCTGTACATGTAGCAACGGCTCCCTTGGGGAGGCGCAACCTCGGGGGGGAGGCGCAACCTCGGGGGGGAGGCGCAGCATCGGGGGGGAGACGCAGCATTGGCGGTGTGAGTCCAATCCACGCGGTAGCGGGAGGTGTTCATGGCAAAGCCGGTTGAGGAGCGGGTCAAGGAGATCATCGTCGAGCAGCTCGGGGTGGAAGAGGACGAGGTCAACCCCAACGCGAAGTTCATCGAGGACCTGGGGGCCGACTCGCTCGACACGGTCGAGCTGGTGATGGCCTTCGAGGAGGAGTTCGACCTCGAGATCCCCGACGAGGACGCGGAGAAGATCACGACCGTCGGGGACGCCATCAGCTACATCAAGGAGAACCAGTAGCCGGCGCCCGGCTGGAGCCCATGGCCATGGACAAGCGCCGCGTGGTGATCACTGGGGTGGGAGCCGTCACGCCCGTGGGGAACACGGCGGACGAGTTCTGGGCCGCCCTCCTCGAGGGCCGCTCGGGGATCGGCCCCATCACCCGGTTCGACACGACGGGCTACGCCACGCGCATCGCCGGCGAGGTCAAGGGCTTCGACCCGCTGAAGTACATCGACAAGAAGGACGACCGCAAGTTCGACCTGTTCCTCAAGTACGCCGTCGCCTGCGCGGTGATGGCGGTGGAGGATGCGGGACTCAAGACGGACCGTGTGGACGCCACGCGGTTCGGGGTGCTGGTCGGCTCGGGTATCGGGGGCCTCGAGACCCTGCTCGACAACTACGAGACGCTGAGAACCAAGGGGCCCGACCGCGTCTCGCCCTTCTTCATCCCGATGATCATCATCAATATGGCCTCGGGCGTGATCTCCATGCGCTTCGGCGCCAAGGGGCCGAACTCGTCGGTGGTGACGGCCTGCGCCACGGGCAACCACGCAATCGGCGAGGCCATGAGGATCATCGAGCGCGGGGACGCCGACGTGATGATCGCCGGCGGCTCCGAGGCCATCATCATCCCGCTGACCATCGCGGGCTTCTGCCAGATGAAGGCCATGTCGACGCGGAACGACGACCCGACGAGGGCGTCCCGTCCGTTCGACGCCGAGCGCGACGGTTTCGTGTGCGGCGAGGGCGGGGGGCTGGTGGTGCTGGAGTCGCTGGAGCACGCCAGGAAGCGCGACGCTCGCATCTACGCCGAAGTCGTGGGCTACGGCATGACCGGTGACGCGCATCACATGACGGCGCCCGACCCCGAAGGCGACGGCGCCGCCCGGGCCATGGCTGCCGCGCTCCGCGACGCCTCGCTCGAGCCCTCGGCCGTCGGCTACATCAACGCCCACGGCACCTCCACGCCCTACAACGACAAGTTCGAGACCATCGCCATCAAGCGGGTGTTCGGCGACCATGCCAAGAAGCTCGCGGTGTCCTCCACGAAGTCCATGACCGGGCATCTCCTCGGCGCGGCCGGCGGCATCGAGGCCATCGCGACGGCCTTCGCGCTGCACCACGGGGTGCTGCCGCCGACGATGAACTACGAGAAGCCCGACCCCGACTGCGATCTCGACTACATCCCGAACCAGGCGCGAAAGCAGGATGTCGAAGTGGCGCTCAGCAACGCCTTCGGCTTCGGCGGCACGAACGCGACGCTGGCCCTCCGGAAGTACCGCCCCTAGGTGACGGCCGGGCCCGACGCGCTGGAGTCCCTCGGCGCCCGCCTCGGCCACGCATTCCGCGACGCTCTTCTGCTCCAGCAGGCCCTGACCCACAGCTCCTTCGCCAACGAGCATCCCGGCACCCGCGACAACGGCGGGCTCGCCTTCCTCGGCGACGCCGTGCTGGCCCTCGTCGTCGGCGAGCACCTCTGGCGGGCCTTCCCCGACGAGCCCGAGGGCGTGCTGACCCCGATGCGCGCCGAGCTCGTGTCGGGAGCCAACCTCTGCCGCTGGGCGGTCGCGCTCGGTCTCGGCCCGGCGTTGATGCTCGGCCGCGGCGAGGAGCAGACGGGCGGGCGCGAGAAGGAATCGCTGCTGGCGACGGCGCTCGAGGCCGTCCTCGCGGTCGTGTACCTCGAAGGCGGGCTCGAAGCGGCCCGCTGCGCGGTGGCCTCACTGGCCCTGTGGTAACGTGAGCTCATGCGCTTCTGGCCCTTCGGACGGCGCCGCGCCGCCGCCCCCGCGTCCGCCGATTCCTCCGCTTTCGCAGTCGCCGAGCTCGGCCCCCAACTCGAGGGCGTGCTCGCTCTCGAGCAGGTCAGGGGCGAGGGGCACGCGGTCGCGTTTGGCGGGCGCCTCCTCATGCCGCCCTCGCCCGCCGTGACCGAGCTTGTGGCGCGCTTCCGCCCCTTCGGCTACACACCGTTCCTCCAGGCGGGGCAGGGGCTCACCTGGGTGCGGGCGCTGCCCTTCGTGGACGTCGAGATCCCGTCGCGCCCGCGCACCAACATCATCCTCTTCCTGCTGACGGTGGTGTCCACGCTCGTGGCGGGGTCGGGAGCGTTCTTCGCCTTCGATCCGCTCGCGGAGCCGCGCCGGCTGCTCGAAGGCGTTCCGTTCGCCTTCACCCTGCTCGCCATTCTCGGCACCCACGAATTTGGCCACTACTTTACCGCGCGGGCCTACGGCGCCTCCGTCAGCCTGCCGTATTTCATTCCCGCGCCGCCGCCGCTCCTCTTCGGCACGCTGGGCGCCATCATCCGCATGCGCTCCCCCGCGCGCGACAAGAACTCGCTCTTCGACATCGCGGCCGCCGGCCCGCTGGCGGGGCTCGTGGTGGCGCTGCCGGCGCTCTGGATCGGCCTCGGCTGGTCGAAGGTGGGGGCCGTGCCGGCCGGCGGGAGCGTGACGTTCGGCGACTCGCTGCTCATGCGCTTCATGACGTGGCTCATGTTCGGACCGCTGCCGGCCGGGCACGACGTTTTCGTGCATCCCGTGGCTCTCGCGGGCTGGGTCGGCCTCTTCGTCACGGCGCTCAACCTCTTCCCGGTCGGCCAGCTCGACGGCGGGCGCATCGCGTATGCGCTCTTCGGAGCGCGGCACAGGCAGATCTCGATCGCGACTTTCGTCGGCCTGCTGGCGCTCGGCGCCGTCACAGGGGCGGGCAACTGGTTCGTCTGGGCGTTTCTGCTCTTCTTTGTCATGGGCTTCCGGCACCAGCCGCCGCTCGACGACCTGTCACCGCTATCCTCAGGGCGCTACGCCGTGGGCTTCTTCTGCCTGCTCCTGCTTATCCTATTGATCCCGCCCGTTCCCATCGCGATACAGTAGCAGGGCGCCGATAAGGGCCCATCTGCGTCGTTGGCGAGCTTGCGGCACCCCTCAACGTACAGGGAGTACGCCTCGGGGTGCCGCGGCGCTCGCCGCCTCGCATCTGGACCCTTCTCGCCACCCTGCTATTGCCTCGGGCGGCGAACCCCGCTAAGATTCGTCAGCCTCGCCCCGCCGCCGGTCGCGGCGATCCCCCGAGAGCTCCAAGCCCCAAAAGCTTTTAAGGAGGAAAAGTGGCCGACCAGGCGGACCCGAAGGGGCTCGAGGCGCTCATTCGCAAGGGCGCCGTGGACACCGTGCTGACGGTGTTCCCCGACGGGCTCGGCCGCCTCATGGGCAAGCGCGTCGTCGGCCGCTACTTCCTCGACCACGTCCTGGGCGACGGCGTCCACGCCTGCATCTATCTCTTCACGGTGGACATGGAGATGGAG
Protein-coding regions in this window:
- a CDS encoding phosphatase PAP2 family protein; this encodes MKKFLLMWTVVACVMPVQGWATSGAHYLPPDTDDLRAIVGDPPAKNSEETRREIDIVLREQSRRTPADVERIQAEAKRMVVAFAEVLGPKLTARDLPLTFALIKNVGSDTGERIEESKRLWNRSRPYEDDARVKPSIPLPTGSSYPAAIAVSARIYAVVLGELFPEKRSALLARGWLIGWGRVMASVHYPSDVSAAFKLGDYYAQRLLSSPAFRADLAKAREECQRVFAQP
- the ccsA gene encoding cytochrome c biogenesis protein CcsA, producing MAARALGWLAVLALVAGLGAAFGYAPREAVQGNVQRIMYLHVPAVLTAYLAFALVFVGSVGYLLTRRAGWDRLALAAAEPGVLFTGITIASGSIWGKPTWGTWWTWDARLTSTAVLFLVYVGYLLLRGMVDEPDRRARAAAVVGILGAANMPIVHFSVKWWRALHQPSTILGPEPSPIAAPIAATLLVNWIAFTLLFAYLLAERLEIARLEDPDAG
- a CDS encoding heme exporter protein CcmB, whose product is MSAYVRRAWMVVWKDILAERRSKESLNALLFFSLLLLFVFQFALGPERARVEAALPGLLWLGFILSGLLAFGRTFLIERENDCWEGLVLTPGDKSAIYLGKLAGNVLVMIVVEVVLVALFAVFFAIDFTPFLPGLAAVLALGTLGLASVGTLFGAVTAQMRARELLFPVLLLPAVVPVLLASVSATQTVLAGEPLADAAAWLKLLAAADLVYLVVGVLTFEFVLEG
- the ccmA gene encoding heme ABC exporter ATP-binding protein CcmA, with the protein product MTATGPGAGRGRTAPHPAFGLMIEAEHLRKTYGRTAVLDDVSLELGAGEGLTLLGPNGTGKTTLLRIVATLLRPTSGSLRVAGADALKEPEAVRGAIDMVGHGSWVYEDLSALENLRFWAVMGGHDAGHARLRAALEEVELDASADQRVRTLSAGMKRRLALARVLLGRARLLLLDEPFTGLDRAGRKWLGEFLLSFKARGGTLVVATHSFDAGVGVADRVAILAGGRIVLDRPAAALGLEDLRRLYDELAMGPGTTS
- the htpX gene encoding zinc metalloprotease HtpX, coding for MGNLIKTGFLLAVLTCLLVLVGGAIGGQQGMTIAFILAFVMNVGSYWFSDKIVLSMYGAQPVDEAQAPGLYRIVRELAAEAKIPVPPIYLIPDDSPNAFATGRNPQHAAVAVTEGILRIMSEDELKGVLAHELSHVKNRDTLIMTIAATLAGAITYLAQMAQWAAIFGGGRRSDDEGGGGGGLIGTLLMAILAPFAAMLVQMAISRSREYEADASGARLCHRASGLEHALEKLDVASRQEPMAATPATAHLFIVNPLTGGGFATLFSTHPPIEERIARLRAMKL
- a CDS encoding site-specific DNA-methyltransferase, translated to MHTIYFGDNLDILRRHARDGTVNLIYIDPPFNTGKTQSHTRVKTVRSASGDRVGFQGQRYETVKMGSRAFPDRFDDYLGFLEPRLREAYRALTPDGTLYFHIDYREAHYCKVLLDGIFGRRSFLNEIIWAYDYGARPTRRWPPKHDNILVYVKDPSRYVFDTEAVERIPYMAPGLCGPEKAARGKLPTDTWWHTIVPTNGRERTGYPTQKPLGVLTRIVQASSRPGDLVLDFFAGSGTTGEACLALNRRFILVDDNPEALEVMARRFEGARGIRWVGFDPRVSGRTQRGAADPVA
- a CDS encoding DUF177 domain-containing protein — its product is MVIRVSEIPKEGLKFEGPEAFPEPFQDRAWRLEDAQLAVDKDGDVVFVHGLVRSRVPQVCSRCLEPYEATVEANVDTRLVPSPAMRGEERELGRDDLETDVYAHNQIDLNALLETETTLGLSMKPLCREGCGGLCPTCGANRNAVPCACPPAADPRWSPLKGLADRLSK
- the rpmF gene encoding 50S ribosomal protein L32 — its product is MPLPKRRHSKTRGRKRRTHYKMSAPTRSVCPQCREVKLPHQICAKCGFYKGREILSVEGE
- the plsX gene encoding phosphate acyltransferase PlsX → MKIAVDAMGGDFGPAVVVEGAVTAAREFGLASVLVGDRAAVEREIVRLKAQDLPITVRHATQVVGMAEPPSHALRRKRDSSLRVAAELCKEGECQALVSAGNTGAAMAIGMHVLGVLPGVDRPAIAAALPSLSGYTILIDAGANVDPKPRHLFQFAVMGHVYSRDIVGKDNPRVGLLSVGVEEGKGSELTKEAFEELRHSSINFIGNIEGRDIYNGRCDVVVTDGFTGNVCLKVSESLAEMLTEMIRQEVGRDILSLAGAVLSKRAFARMKRRVDYTEMGGAPLLGINGASIICHGASPVKAIKNAVRVAAEWVTNDVNEHIKTALEAETELAEGREGGRE